TGGTGCTGTCCGGTACCGCGCTGAACGAGGCGAACCTGCCGGTGCCGGACGCGCGGATCACCGTGCTCGACGACGAGGGCCGCGTCGCGGCCGTGTCGCGGACCAACGACTCGGGCAACTACGTGATCAGCGATCTTCCCGAAGGCGCCTATACGGTCGTGGCCAGCGGGTACCCTCCGGCCACCAGCCGGGTCGAGCTGGCGGGTGGCGGTGATTCCACCCACGACGTCCGGCTCGGCTACGACCAGGTGATCGACGAGCTGACGAACGGACGGGCATGAGCACAGCGGGACTGCGGGCGCAGGTCAGCGGCGCCGAGGGCTGGGCCGTGGCGCACGCCGTGCTGACCGTGACCGACCTGACCGGCAAGCAGGTGGCCAGGGTGGAGGCGGACGAACTCGGGGTCGTCGCCACCCAGCCGCTGCCCGCCGGGGTGTACACCGCGGTGCTCACGGCGGCCGGGTTCGCCCCGGTCGCCCGCACCGCGCGGGTCGGCGCCGACGGCTCCGGCACGCTCGGTGAGATCGTGCTCGAGTCCGACGCGGAGACGGTCGAGCTGCCGCCCGCCGGTCCGTGGGTGATCGACCCGGCGCACTCCACGGTCGTGGCCACCGCCCGCCACCTCGGCATCGCCAGCATCAAGGCGCGGTTCGCCGAGCTGGGCGGGCGGATCACCGTGGCCAGGCCGGCCGAGCGGTCGTCGGTGCAGGCCGAGATCAAGGCGGCCGCCATCGACACCGGCATCGCGATGCGCGACGACCACCTGCGCTCGAGTGACTTCCTCGACGTGGAGCGGTACCCGGTGATCGAGTTCGCCAGCACCGGGCTGCGCCAGCACGGGCCGGTGAACTGGACCCTGCACGGGGTGCTCACGCTGCACGGGCAGCAGCGGGAGGTCGAGCTGGACCTGCGTTACGGCGGCTGCGAGGCCGATCCGTGGGGCGGGGTGCGGGCGGCCTTCCACGCCGAGACGCAGCTGCGGCGCGACGACTTCGCGATCAACTACAACGCGATGGTGCGCGCCGGCGTGGCGGCGATCGGCACGGTGGTCAAGGTGGAGCTGGACATCCAGGCGGTACAGGGCGAGTCGCTCCCCCGGATGTGACCGAATTCAGGCCGGTCTTGGTTTCCCGACGTAGGCTGCCGGTGTGACGGAGGTACTGGCCGCGGGCACCGGCGTGAGCTGGCTGGACACAGCCGGGCCCACGCTGGTGTGGATCGTCGTGCTGAGCTTCGTCTTCGTCGAGTGCGCGCTGATCGTCGGCCTGTTCCTGCCGGGTGACTCGCTGCTGTTCGGCGCGGGTGTGGTGCTGGCGCAGCACCACGCCGAGCTGAGCGCGTGGCTGCTGTCGCTGGCCGCGTTGATCGTGGCGGTGGTCGGAAACCAGGTCGGGTACTACATCGGGAAGCACACCGGGACCAGGCTGGTCGCCCGGCGTGGCGGCAAGGTGCTGAACCGGCAGAATCTGGAGCGGGCGCGCGCTTTCCTGGACCGGCGGGGTTTCTTCGCCATCGTCGCGGCGCGGTGGATCCCGTGGGTGCGCACGCTGGCGCCGCTGATCGCCGGTGCCGCGCGCATGGACCCGAAGCGCTTCGCACTGGCCACGGCGGCCGGTGGGCTGCTGTGGGTGCCGACGCTGGTGCTGCTCGGGTACTACGGGGCCGGGTTGCTGGACGTGCTGCCGTGGCTCAAGACCGCGGTGGTGTGGCTGAGCGTGGCGTTCTTCGTGCTGGGTACGGGCTGGGGTGTGTGGCGGTACCGGCAGGAGATGAAGAAGCCGGTGGACGACGGGTTAGCTGTCGGTGTCGGCCCAGACCTCGAGCTGGATGCCATCCGGATCACGGAAGACGACGACCTCGGACCCGGGAAGCGTGCGTGACTCCTTCGCCGAGCTGAAGGTCACCCCGTGCTCGGCGAGGCGTTTTTCCCAGTCCTTGAGTTCGTCGCGGGTGCCCACGCAGAAGGCGACGTGGTCGAGCCCGGTGCGCCGCTCGTCGAACCAGGGCCGCTCGGTGTCCGGATGCTGCACGAGTACCACGGAAAACCCCTGGTCGGCGGACTTGAGCACGACCTTCCGGAGCCCGCTCTCCGGGTCCTCGCGCCGGGTGGCCTCCTCGAGCTCGAGGATCCGCACGTACCACGGCACACTCCGGTCCACGTCGGTGACCGTGAGGGCCAGGTGGTGCACGGACTTCAATCTCGGCATGGCTACGTGGCCGTCCTTCCCTTTTCGTGGACCGGCTCCGACCTTCACCCACCCTCCGTGAATTCCCCGTTGCCGCCCACTTACCCGACCTTGTCGACCACAAAACGTGACCTCTCCGTGGCCGGGGATCACCGCAGCTCAGGCCGCAGGCGCACGTGCTGGCGCCCGCGTGCCACCACCCATTCCCAGTCCTGGGGTGCGACCGAAGCCCACGAACTGGTGAACGGGTCGCGCAGCCACGCGCCTTCGGCGGCCATTTCGTACTCGCACGACGGCACGGTCGCCGCGAGCGCCCAGCGCGACCCCGGCTTCAGCAACATCCCCGGTTCGGTCCGGGCCACCGACCGGGTGGTCTTGCGCTCGTCCCAGCGAAGTCGCCAGTTCGCCTCGGACAGTCCGGTGTGCGCGAGCACGGGACGCCCGGTGGCCGTGCCGTCGTCGTGCACGGTGAACCGGACCAGGAAGTCCTGCACCGGCACGAGGATGAGCGCGCCGACGTCGGCCTGCTCGACCCAGGCGTACGGAAGGCGCCGGAGCGGGATGTTGTGGTGCGCGAAGACCCGGTCGAACGGCGCGTACTTCGACGCCCCGGCGGCGGCCTCGCGATGGAGCACGGACACTTGCCCGCAGTGCCGTACCAGCCGTTTTCGCGCCAGCACCACGCGGTCGACGTCACTGTCCACAGTGGTCACCAGCCCACCGTGCCCGACGGTCTCCGCCAGCACCGCGGTCGTCACCCCGGTGCCGACGCCGATCTCCAGGACGGAATGGTCGCGCCGCAGTTCGAGCGGCTGCAACGAATGCACGGTCCTCGCCGGAATCGTCGGCGACCCGATCTCACCCGCGACCACCAACTCGCCGAGAAACGCCTTGAGTCGCTGCCAGCTGGTACTGATGTCAAGACCAGTTGGCGCCGCCGATAGAGTGATACTGGTAGTGACGTCTTGATGGGCTGACCAGTTAGAGGTGTCTCGATGATCGACCGGGCGAGCGGCCTCCCCGCTTATCGCCAGGTGGCGGATGAGCTGCGGAAGAAGATCAACGCGGGCGAATATCACCCTGGTGACAAGCTGCCCTCCGAACGCGTGCTGGTCGACACCTACCAGGTCTCCCGTATCACCATTCGCGAAGCCGTCGGCCTGCTGCGCGCGGAAGGACTCGTCAGCGCCGAGCACGGCAAGGGTGTGTTCATCCGGCCGCCGCACAAGGTCGAAAGGCTGAGCCGGAGCCGCCTCAGCCGGGCGGCGCGGTCAGCGAACAAGGCCGCCTTCTTCGGGGATGCCGCAGCCCATCAGTTCACGCCCGCGGTCGAGGTCGAGATCCGAACCGAAGAGGCCAGTGCCGAGATCGCGGCGATCTTCGACATCGGCGAAGGGGACGAAGTCCTCGTTCGCGAGCAGGTGATGAGTGCGGACGGGCAGCCGATCCAGCTCGCCACCTCGCGGCTTCCGCGGTCCATCACCGCCGGCACCGCCATCGAGCAGACCGACACCGGGCCCGGCGGCAGCTACGCCCGCCTGGAGGAGGCCGGGCACGTGCTCGGCCACTTCAGCGAGACCGTCGGCGCTCGCATGCCGACGCCCGAGGAGACGTCGTTGCTCCAGCTCAGCGCGGGCACGCCGATCATCGTGGTGCGTCGAGTCGCGTTCGACCGGGAGGGCGTCGCCGTTGAGGTCAACGACATGCGGCTGTCCGGCGACCGCTACGAACTCGCCTACGAATTCCCCGCCGACTGATCAGCGGCCGCCCGAGATGGGGAGTACGGCACCCGAGGCGTAGGAGGCGGCTGGCGAGAGCAGCCAAAGGACCGCGGCCGCGATCTCCGCCGGGTCGCCCGCGCGGCCCATCGGCTGGGCCGGGCCAAGGCGGTCCAGGCGGTCCGGGACGCCCGCCGTCGCGTGAAATCCCGTGTTGACCAGGCCGGGAGCAACCGCGTTCACCCGGATTCCCGAGGCCGCCACCTCCTGGGCCAGGCCAAAGGTCAACGTCTCGACCGCCGCCTTGCTCGCGGCGTAGTGGACCCATTCGCCCGCCGAGCCCAGCCGCGCGGCCGTCGACGTCACGTTCACGATCGCCCCGCCGTCGGTCATTCGGCGCACGGCTTCCCGGCAGCACAGGAAGACCCCGACCACGTTCACGTCCATCACCCGCCGGACCGTCGAGACGTCCTGGTCCGCCAAGCGCGCCGACCGGCCGACGATGCCCGCGTTGTTCACCAGGCCGTACAGCGGTCCCAGTGACACAGCGGCGTCGAACAGCGAAACCACGTCGGATTCCGACGACACGTCACCCCGCACGGCCAGCGCTCGCCGCCCGTGAGACTCCACGCGCGCGGCAACGTCGGCGGCGGCCGAGGCGTCCCCGGCGTAGTTGACCACTACGTCGTAGCCGCTCGCCGCCGCCTGTTCGCAGACTTCCGCGCCGATGCCGCGACTTCCCCCGGTGACGATCACAACGCTCATGACCGTCACCCTAGAGCGAGAAGTTCGCCAGCGACATGTCCTCGATGATCAGGTCCGCGCGTGAAGCGGTGGTCGCGATCAGGTCGGCGTTGCGCTGGTCCGAACCCCGCGCCCGCTGCTGCGCCTCCACCAGCGACCGCCCGTAGTGACGGTGCCGCGAAACGAGGCGCTCGATGCGGTCGTCCTCACCAGGCCGGAGGAACCACGATTCCGCCAGCAGCGGCGGGATCCGCGACCACGGCGAAGAATCCAGCAGCAGGTAGTTGCCTTCGGTGATGACCAGCGGCACCTCCGGCGGCACCGCCACCGCACCCGCGATCGGCTCCTCGATCTCACGCCGGAATTCGGGCGCGTACACCGTTTCCTCACCCGCCGCGAGCCGCGAGAGCAGGCTGACGTAACCACCGGCGTCGAAGGTGTCCGGCGCGCCCTTGCGCTCGGTCCGCCCCAGCCGCCGCAGTTCCACCTGCGCCAGGTGGAAACCGTCCATGCCGACCACCGCGGCCCGGTTGCCCAGCGCGTTCGCCAGCCCCCACGCCAGCGTGGTTTTCCCCGACGCCGGCGCGCCGACGATGCCGAGCACGGCCCGTTCGCCGGACTTGATCAATCCCTGCGCGCGCTCCAGCAGCTCCTCGAACGAGGTCATCGCACTCCCTCTACCTTCTCATTTCACGGACCGCGGGCACCCACGCCCGCGGCCCCGCATGCCACACCCGTTCGGCCGCCACCTCGTTGGCGAAGCGGATCCGCTCCACCAGTGGAAGGCTTGCGCCGCAAGCGAATGCGCCATGCCAGACGTCGCCGGCGCCCAACGTGTCGGCGGCTTCGACCTCGGGCACCGGCACCGAACCCGAATCGTCCACAGTGGAGTAACGCACCGGGCCGGCGCCCGCGGTGGTGATCACCACGGGCACGTCCAGAACTCCATCGGGCGCGCGGAAGTGCGCCGAGCAGGCCGCGACATCCACCAGTGGCAACAGATCCGTCAGCACCGGCTTCCAGCTTCCGGCGTCGAGAACCACCGGGACCCCGAGTTCCCGAGCCCGCCGCGCGACCGCCAGAGCCAGCTCCGGGTGGTGCCCGTCCAGCAGCACGCAGTCGCCGTGAACCTCGTCCAGCAAAGGAGAAACCGGGAAGTCCGGGACGTCGGCGGCGTTGTGCGAGACGACCGTGCGCTCGCCATCCGCGTCCCGCACCGACACCGCGCTCACCGGCGGCGGCGAAACCCGCGACGGCAACGCGTCGACCACCCGCACGCCGTACGCCTCGAGATCGGCCCGCGCCAGGTCGGCGAGCGGGTGGGCGCCGAGCACGGTCAGCAGGACCGCCTCGCCGCCCAGCGCCGCCACCGTCACCGCCGCGTTCGCCGCCGGACCGCCCGCGGCCACCTCGACCGCGAGCGACTGCACCTTCTCGCCGGGCGCGGGCAGTTCCGCCACCCGCTGCACCAGATCCACAGTGGACAGTCCGGCCAGTACCACTCTCATCCGGACAGACCAGCCCGCACGGCCGCCGGAACCTCTTCCACCTCACCGTTCTCGCCGATCCGCAGCGCCCCGGTGATCAACCCGACCACCTGGTTCATCGTGTGCGTCTTCGGCGAGACCACGGCCACCCGCCTGCCGAGCCGGTGCACGTGGATCCGGTCGGCGATCTCGAACACGTGCGGCATGTTGTGGCTGATCAGCACCACCGGCAGGCCGCGCTCGCGGATGCGGTCGATCAGCGCGAGCACCTTGCCCGACTCGGCGACACCGAGCGCCGCGGTCGGCTCGTCCATGATCACCGCCTTGGTGCCGAACGCCGCCGCGCGCGCCACCGCCACGCCCTGGCGCTGACCACCGGAGAGCGTCTCCACCGGCTGCGTGATCGACTTGATCTGGATGCCCAGCTCGTCGAGGATGCGCTGCGCCTCGGTGCGCATGGTCGCCGTGTCCAGCTTGCGGATCAGGCCGAACGGCCCGGAGCGGCGTTTTTCCCGCCCCAGGAACATGTTCGACGCGATGTCGAGCGCGGGCGCGACGGCGAGGTCCTGGTACACCGTCTCGATGCCGAACTTGCGCGCGTCGATCGGCGTGCGGAAGTGCACCGCCTCGCCGTCGACCTGGATCTCGCCCTCGTCCGGCACCAGCGCGCCGGACAACGCCTTGATCAGGCTGGACTTCCCGGCGCCGTTGTCCCCGACCACGGCGAGCACCTCGCCGGGGTACAGGTCGAAGTCGGCGCCGTCGATCGCGGTCACCCGGCCGTAGCGCTTGACCAGGCCACGAGCGGAAAGGGTCGGCTGCTCGGTCGAAGAGTTCACCGTTGCCTCCTGGCGAGTCGGTCCACCGCGACGGCCGCGATCACCAGCGCGCCGGTCGCCACGTCCTGGTAGAGCGCGTCCACGCCCAGCTGGGTCAGCCCGGACCGCAGCACGGCCACGATCAGCGCGCCCATCATCGTGCCGAGCACCGAACCGCGGCCGCCGAACAGGCTGGTCCCGCCCAGCACCACCGCGGTGATCGAGTCGAGATTGCCCAGCTGGTAGGCGTTCGGGTCGGCGTTGGGCACCCGGCCCAGCGCCTGCCACGCCGCGATGCCGAAGATCACGCCGGCCACGAGGTACACCGAGAGCACCGTGCGGTTGACCTTGATCCCGGACAGCCGCGCGGATTCCGGCGCGTTGCCGACCGCGTACACGTGCTTGCCCCACGCGGTCCTGGTCAGCGCGTACCACATGACCAGGTACATGATCAGCGCCAGCGTCATGCCGTAGGTGATCTCGATGCCGCCGAACAGGTAGCGGCGGGTGCCGAGCCAGTTGAGCAGGCCGTCGGCCACCGGGACCGCCTCGCCACCGGCGAACAGCCTGCCCGCCGCGGTGAGCATGGTCAGCGCGCCGAGCGTGACGATGAACGGCGGCAGCTTCACCTTGGTCACCAGTGAGCCGACCACCCCGCTGACCAGCACGGTCGCCACGATTCCCAGCAGCAGCGCGAAGATCCCGCTCACGCCGCCGGCGAGCAGTTTCGCCATGATCAGCGTGGCCAGCACCATCGAGGCCGCGTTCGCCAGGTCGATGCCGGCGGTCAGGATGATCAGCGTCTGGCCGAGCGCCAGCGTGCCGATCACCAGCGACTGCTGCACCACCAGTGAGATGTTGTCCAGGTTGAGAAAGGTGTCGGTGGAGAAGGAGAACACCAGTACCGCGACCACCAGCGCCAGCGCCGGGCCGACAGCCGGAGCACGCAGGAAGAACTCACCGATGGTCGGCCGGTCCGATTCGACCGTTGCCGTCGCGCTCGTCATTTCTCACCCCAGCAGTTCTGCAGACCCCAGTCGGTGTTCTGGCTTTCCACGCCCGGCATCGGCTTGTCGGTGATCACCACGGACCCGGTGTTGTTGAAGCCCGCCGGTTTTTTGCCGCTCTTGGCGTATTCGACGGCGGCCAGCACGCCCTGCTCGGCCATCTTCTTCGGGAACTGCATGACGGTGGCCGCGTACTGCCCGTCGCGCACGTTCTGCACGCCTTCGCAGCCGCCGTCGATCGAGCCCATCACGATCTGGCCGGTCAGCCCGCGTGCCTTCAGCGCCGCGTAGGTACCGCGGCCCATCGGCTCGTTCATCGTGTACACGGCGTTGATGTCGGTGGTGCGCTGCAACAGGTTCTCCACGCCCTGCTGCGCGGTGCTCTGGTCACCGTTGGCCGGGGTCGAGCCCTTGATCTCCGGTGCGCCGTCGGCCAGGCCGATGCCGGAGAGGAACCCGGTGTGCCGCTGGGTGTCCACCGTGCTGCCCGCGGTGCCGTCCACCATGAACAGCTTCGGCTGGGTGCCGCCGAGCGCCGCCTTGACGTAGGCGCCCTGCTGCTGGCCGGCCACGAAGTTGTCGGTGGCGAAGGTGGCGTCGACCGCCTCCGCCGGTTCGGTCGCGGTGTCCAGCGCGATCACCAGCACGCCCGCCTTGCGCGCCCGGTCGATCGCGTCGAGCACCCCGGTGGACGAGCTCGGCGTGATCAGGATGGTGGTCGCGCCCTGCTGCATCAGGTTCTCGATGGCCCGGACCTGGCCGTCGTTGTCACCGTCGAACTGACCGGCCAGTGCGCTGAAGTCGGCGCCGTTGGCCTGCGCGGCCGCGCTGGCCGCGGCCCGTAGTTCGACGAAGTAGGGATTGGTGTCGGTTTTGGTGACCAGGCCGACCTTGGCCTTGCCGCCTCCGCCACCGGAGTTGGTGTTGCCACCCCAGTGCCGTTCGACGGTGCACCCGCCCGCCGACACCAGCACCGCGGCGACCAGCCCCGCGGTCAGAATTTTTCGCACGACATCCTCCGCGTTGAGGATCGGAACAAGATGACCCGGGACGGTAGATCGAGCTATGCTGCCGCGCAAGCGTTTGCGCAAACGCTTGCCAATGCCGCCGGTGAAGGGAGCCCCGTGCCACCAGGACGCTCATCCCGCCCGACCCAGCGCGACATCGCCGAAATGGCGGGCGTCTCCATCACCACGGTGTCACACGTGGTCAACGGCACGCGAGCGGTGGCGGAGGAGACCAGGGCCGCCGTGCTGCGCGCCATCGAGACCACCGGGTACACCGGCGACGCGATCGCGCGCTCGCTGGTCACCGGCGGCACGCGCTCGATCGGCGTGGCGATCTCCCTGATGGCGAACCCGTACTTCGCGATGCTGATGCAGGCGGTGGAGCGCGAGGCGGCGGCCGCCGGGTACACCGTGCTGCTGGCCGACACCCACGACGAACTGGAGACCGAGCAGTCGACCGTGCGCGCGCTGCGCTCGCGCCGGGTCGAGGGCCTGCTGATCACGCCCGCCCCCGGCGACGGCCAGGTGGTCGGTGAACTGGTGTCGCTGGGCGTGCCGACGGTGCTGGTCGACAGGCTGGCCACGCGCGGCGACGTGGACCAGGTCGGCGCGGAGAACATCCAGGCGACGTCGGCGCTGACCGAGC
The genomic region above belongs to Amycolatopsis sp. YIM 10 and contains:
- a CDS encoding DedA family protein, with protein sequence MTEVLAAGTGVSWLDTAGPTLVWIVVLSFVFVECALIVGLFLPGDSLLFGAGVVLAQHHAELSAWLLSLAALIVAVVGNQVGYYIGKHTGTRLVARRGGKVLNRQNLERARAFLDRRGFFAIVAARWIPWVRTLAPLIAGAARMDPKRFALATAAGGLLWVPTLVLLGYYGAGLLDVLPWLKTAVVWLSVAFFVLGTGWGVWRYRQEMKKPVDDGLAVGVGPDLELDAIRITEDDDLGPGKRA
- a CDS encoding GntR family transcriptional regulator, which encodes MIDRASGLPAYRQVADELRKKINAGEYHPGDKLPSERVLVDTYQVSRITIREAVGLLRAEGLVSAEHGKGVFIRPPHKVERLSRSRLSRAARSANKAAFFGDAAAHQFTPAVEVEIRTEEASAEIAAIFDIGEGDEVLVREQVMSADGQPIQLATSRLPRSITAGTAIEQTDTGPGGSYARLEEAGHVLGHFSETVGARMPTPEETSLLQLSAGTPIIVVRRVAFDREGVAVEVNDMRLSGDRYELAYEFPAD
- a CDS encoding ABC transporter permease, which produces MTSATATVESDRPTIGEFFLRAPAVGPALALVVAVLVFSFSTDTFLNLDNISLVVQQSLVIGTLALGQTLIILTAGIDLANAASMVLATLIMAKLLAGGVSGIFALLLGIVATVLVSGVVGSLVTKVKLPPFIVTLGALTMLTAAGRLFAGGEAVPVADGLLNWLGTRRYLFGGIEITYGMTLALIMYLVMWYALTRTAWGKHVYAVGNAPESARLSGIKVNRTVLSVYLVAGVIFGIAAWQALGRVPNADPNAYQLGNLDSITAVVLGGTSLFGGRGSVLGTMMGALIVAVLRSGLTQLGVDALYQDVATGALVIAAVAVDRLARRQR
- a CDS encoding VOC family protein, whose amino-acid sequence is MPRLKSVHHLALTVTDVDRSVPWYVRILELEEATRREDPESGLRKVVLKSADQGFSVVLVQHPDTERPWFDERRTGLDHVAFCVGTRDELKDWEKRLAEHGVTFSSAKESRTLPGSEVVVFRDPDGIQLEVWADTDS
- a CDS encoding methyltransferase domain-containing protein, whose amino-acid sequence is MIFARVDLLPQLIRHLAISGEAARPVDHRDTSNWSAHQDVTTSITLSAAPTGLDISTSWQRLKAFLGELVVAGEIGSPTIPARTVHSLQPLELRRDHSVLEIGVGTGVTTAVLAETVGHGGLVTTVDSDVDRVVLARKRLVRHCGQVSVLHREAAAGASKYAPFDRVFAHHNIPLRRLPYAWVEQADVGALILVPVQDFLVRFTVHDDGTATGRPVLAHTGLSEANWRLRWDERKTTRSVARTEPGMLLKPGSRWALAATVPSCEYEMAAEGAWLRDPFTSSWASVAPQDWEWVVARGRQHVRLRPELR
- a CDS encoding nucleoside/nucleotide kinase family protein produces the protein MTSFEELLERAQGLIKSGERAVLGIVGAPASGKTTLAWGLANALGNRAAVVGMDGFHLAQVELRRLGRTERKGAPDTFDAGGYVSLLSRLAAGEETVYAPEFRREIEEPIAGAVAVPPEVPLVITEGNYLLLDSSPWSRIPPLLAESWFLRPGEDDRIERLVSRHRHYGRSLVEAQQRARGSDQRNADLIATTASRADLIIEDMSLANFSL
- a CDS encoding YceI family protein — its product is MSTAGLRAQVSGAEGWAVAHAVLTVTDLTGKQVARVEADELGVVATQPLPAGVYTAVLTAAGFAPVARTARVGADGSGTLGEIVLESDAETVELPPAGPWVIDPAHSTVVATARHLGIASIKARFAELGGRITVARPAERSSVQAEIKAAAIDTGIAMRDDHLRSSDFLDVERYPVIEFASTGLRQHGPVNWTLHGVLTLHGQQREVELDLRYGGCEADPWGGVRAAFHAETQLRRDDFAINYNAMVRAGVAAIGTVVKVELDIQAVQGESLPRM
- a CDS encoding PfkB family carbohydrate kinase, coding for MRVVLAGLSTVDLVQRVAELPAPGEKVQSLAVEVAAGGPAANAAVTVAALGGEAVLLTVLGAHPLADLARADLEAYGVRVVDALPSRVSPPPVSAVSVRDADGERTVVSHNAADVPDFPVSPLLDEVHGDCVLLDGHHPELALAVARRARELGVPVVLDAGSWKPVLTDLLPLVDVAACSAHFRAPDGVLDVPVVITTAGAGPVRYSTVDDSGSVPVPEVEAADTLGAGDVWHGAFACGASLPLVERIRFANEVAAERVWHAGPRAWVPAVREMRR
- a CDS encoding substrate-binding domain-containing protein produces the protein MRKILTAGLVAAVLVSAGGCTVERHWGGNTNSGGGGGKAKVGLVTKTDTNPYFVELRAAASAAAQANGADFSALAGQFDGDNDGQVRAIENLMQQGATTILITPSSSTGVLDAIDRARKAGVLVIALDTATEPAEAVDATFATDNFVAGQQQGAYVKAALGGTQPKLFMVDGTAGSTVDTQRHTGFLSGIGLADGAPEIKGSTPANGDQSTAQQGVENLLQRTTDINAVYTMNEPMGRGTYAALKARGLTGQIVMGSIDGGCEGVQNVRDGQYAATVMQFPKKMAEQGVLAAVEYAKSGKKPAGFNNTGSVVITDKPMPGVESQNTDWGLQNCWGEK
- a CDS encoding LacI family DNA-binding transcriptional regulator, with the translated sequence MPPGRSSRPTQRDIAEMAGVSITTVSHVVNGTRAVAEETRAAVLRAIETTGYTGDAIARSLVTGGTRSIGVAISLMANPYFAMLMQAVEREAAAAGYTVLLADTHDELETEQSTVRALRSRRVEGLLITPAPGDGQVVGELVSLGVPTVLVDRLATRGDVDQVGAENIQATSALTEHLASLGHRRIGLISGAAGLSTSEERTLGYRLGLGRGGLAWNPDLVECGHSSRDGGAAALRTLLALPEPPTALVVANDGMMVGVLHEARSRGLKIGRDLPVVVYDDVEWADLVDPPLTTMAQPIEEIGRRAVRLLLARIADPDRKAEVVRLPPTLRHRESCGCVGIHPVR
- a CDS encoding SDR family oxidoreductase yields the protein MSVVIVTGGSRGIGAEVCEQAAASGYDVVVNYAGDASAAADVAARVESHGRRALAVRGDVSSESDVVSLFDAAVSLGPLYGLVNNAGIVGRSARLADQDVSTVRRVMDVNVVGVFLCCREAVRRMTDGGAIVNVTSTAARLGSAGEWVHYAASKAAVETLTFGLAQEVAASGIRVNAVAPGLVNTGFHATAGVPDRLDRLGPAQPMGRAGDPAEIAAAVLWLLSPAASYASGAVLPISGGR
- a CDS encoding ATP-binding cassette domain-containing protein; protein product: MNSSTEQPTLSARGLVKRYGRVTAIDGADFDLYPGEVLAVVGDNGAGKSSLIKALSGALVPDEGEIQVDGEAVHFRTPIDARKFGIETVYQDLAVAPALDIASNMFLGREKRRSGPFGLIRKLDTATMRTEAQRILDELGIQIKSITQPVETLSGGQRQGVAVARAAAFGTKAVIMDEPTAALGVAESGKVLALIDRIRERGLPVVLISHNMPHVFEIADRIHVHRLGRRVAVVSPKTHTMNQVVGLITGALRIGENGEVEEVPAAVRAGLSG